One part of the Vitis riparia cultivar Riparia Gloire de Montpellier isolate 1030 chromosome 6, EGFV_Vit.rip_1.0, whole genome shotgun sequence genome encodes these proteins:
- the LOC117915850 gene encoding DNA repair protein RAD51 homolog 2-like isoform X1 — protein sequence MANKLISEMGLPTSIANIFAARNITTAKEALSLTEFELMELLDVGMARVTSAVAHISEIVSPPTQTALSLMEQRVQNEYMAGHLPTRLKGLDEALGGGIPFGVLTELVGPPGIGKTQFCLKLSLLASLPASYGGLDGRVIYIDAESKFSSRRMIEIGSKSFPEIFHVEGMAKEMAGRILVLRPTSLSEFTESLQHIKISLLQNHVKLLVIDSMAALVTGEYDQGPTRQHSLGWHISFIKSVAEFSRIPIVVTNQVRSQSHDGTSQYSFQVESRGETVDDHTRFDSHLVAALGIHWAHAVTIRLVLEAKAGQRFLKVAKSPISPPLAFPFNITPSGISLLNDEGIEMKGPQISTIHYQGHEDIINFDSERLQ from the exons ATGGCGAACAAGTTGATCAGTGAGATGGGTCTCCCCACATCAATAGCCAACATCTTCGCTGCTCGCAACATCACTACTGCCAAG GAAGCATTATCTCTAACCGAATTCGAATTGATGGAGTTATTGGATGTGGGTATGGCGCGAGTAACATCTGCAGTGGCACACATCAGCGAAATCGTCTCGCCACCGACGCAAACT GCCCTGTCACTGATGGAGCAGAGGGTTCAGAATGAGTATATGGCTGGCCATCTTCCCACACGCCTCAAAGGGTTGGACGAGGCTTTAGGGGGTGGAATCCCATTTGGTGTTCTTACTGAGTTGGTTGGTCCTCCCGGAATTGGCAAAACCCAA TTTTGCCTTAAACTCTCATTATTGGCTTCTCTGCCTGCAAGTTATGGAGGCTTAGATGGCCGTGTAATATATATTGATGCCGAATCCAAGTTTAGTTCAAGAAG GATGATAGAAATTGGATCAAAGAGTTTCCCAGAAATATTCCATGTGGAAGGAATGGCAAAGGAG ATGGCCGGGAGGATCCTAGTTTTGAGGCCAACATCACTGTCTGAATTTACTGAGAG CTTACAGCACATTAAGATTTCACTTCTCCAAAATCATGTGAAGTTGCTTGTGATTGATAGCATGGCTGCTCTTGTTACAGG gGAATATGACCAGGGGCCTACCAGACAACATTCATTGGGTTggcatatttcttttattaa GTCAGTTGCAGAATTTTCACGAATTCCTATTGTAGTGACAAACCAGGTGAGGTCTCAAAGCCATGACGGAACCTCGCAATATTCCTTCCAAG TGGAGAGCAGGGGTGAAACTGTAGATGACCACACGAGATTTGATTCTCATCTTGTTGCTGCTTTGGGGATTCATTGGGCTCATGCTGTAACCATTCGTCTTGTGCTTGAGGCTAAAGCAG GTCAGAGGTTTCTGAAAGTGGCAAAATCTCCAATATCTCCACCTCTGGCATTCCCTTTCAACATAACTCCATCAGGGATCTCCTTGCTAAATGATGAGGGAATAGAAATGAAAGGACCACAGATAAGCACAATTCACTATCAAG GCCACGAGGACATCATCAACTTTGACAGTGAAAGGTTGCAGTGA
- the LOC117915850 gene encoding DNA repair protein RAD51 homolog 2-like isoform X2, protein MANKLISEMGLPTSIANIFAARNITTAKEALSLTEFELMELLDVGMARVTSAVAHISEIVSPPTQTALSLMEQRVQNEYMAGHLPTRLKGLDEALGGGIPFGVLTELVGPPGIGKTQFCLKLSLLASLPASYGGLDGRVIYIDAESKFSSRRMIEIGSKSFPEIFHVEGMAKEMAGRILVLRPTSLSEFTEREYDQGPTRQHSLGWHISFIKSVAEFSRIPIVVTNQVRSQSHDGTSQYSFQVESRGETVDDHTRFDSHLVAALGIHWAHAVTIRLVLEAKAGQRFLKVAKSPISPPLAFPFNITPSGISLLNDEGIEMKGPQISTIHYQGHEDIINFDSERLQ, encoded by the exons ATGGCGAACAAGTTGATCAGTGAGATGGGTCTCCCCACATCAATAGCCAACATCTTCGCTGCTCGCAACATCACTACTGCCAAG GAAGCATTATCTCTAACCGAATTCGAATTGATGGAGTTATTGGATGTGGGTATGGCGCGAGTAACATCTGCAGTGGCACACATCAGCGAAATCGTCTCGCCACCGACGCAAACT GCCCTGTCACTGATGGAGCAGAGGGTTCAGAATGAGTATATGGCTGGCCATCTTCCCACACGCCTCAAAGGGTTGGACGAGGCTTTAGGGGGTGGAATCCCATTTGGTGTTCTTACTGAGTTGGTTGGTCCTCCCGGAATTGGCAAAACCCAA TTTTGCCTTAAACTCTCATTATTGGCTTCTCTGCCTGCAAGTTATGGAGGCTTAGATGGCCGTGTAATATATATTGATGCCGAATCCAAGTTTAGTTCAAGAAG GATGATAGAAATTGGATCAAAGAGTTTCCCAGAAATATTCCATGTGGAAGGAATGGCAAAGGAG ATGGCCGGGAGGATCCTAGTTTTGAGGCCAACATCACTGTCTGAATTTACTGAGAG gGAATATGACCAGGGGCCTACCAGACAACATTCATTGGGTTggcatatttcttttattaa GTCAGTTGCAGAATTTTCACGAATTCCTATTGTAGTGACAAACCAGGTGAGGTCTCAAAGCCATGACGGAACCTCGCAATATTCCTTCCAAG TGGAGAGCAGGGGTGAAACTGTAGATGACCACACGAGATTTGATTCTCATCTTGTTGCTGCTTTGGGGATTCATTGGGCTCATGCTGTAACCATTCGTCTTGTGCTTGAGGCTAAAGCAG GTCAGAGGTTTCTGAAAGTGGCAAAATCTCCAATATCTCCACCTCTGGCATTCCCTTTCAACATAACTCCATCAGGGATCTCCTTGCTAAATGATGAGGGAATAGAAATGAAAGGACCACAGATAAGCACAATTCACTATCAAG GCCACGAGGACATCATCAACTTTGACAGTGAAAGGTTGCAGTGA
- the LOC117915850 gene encoding DNA repair protein RAD51 homolog 2-like isoform X4, with protein MEQRVQNEYMAGHLPTRLKGLDEALGGGIPFGVLTELVGPPGIGKTQFCLKLSLLASLPASYGGLDGRVIYIDAESKFSSRRMIEIGSKSFPEIFHVEGMAKEMAGRILVLRPTSLSEFTESLQHIKISLLQNHVKLLVIDSMAALVTGEYDQGPTRQHSLGWHISFIKSVAEFSRIPIVVTNQVRSQSHDGTSQYSFQVESRGETVDDHTRFDSHLVAALGIHWAHAVTIRLVLEAKAGQRFLKVAKSPISPPLAFPFNITPSGISLLNDEGIEMKGPQISTIHYQGHEDIINFDSERLQ; from the exons ATGGAGCAGAGGGTTCAGAATGAGTATATGGCTGGCCATCTTCCCACACGCCTCAAAGGGTTGGACGAGGCTTTAGGGGGTGGAATCCCATTTGGTGTTCTTACTGAGTTGGTTGGTCCTCCCGGAATTGGCAAAACCCAA TTTTGCCTTAAACTCTCATTATTGGCTTCTCTGCCTGCAAGTTATGGAGGCTTAGATGGCCGTGTAATATATATTGATGCCGAATCCAAGTTTAGTTCAAGAAG GATGATAGAAATTGGATCAAAGAGTTTCCCAGAAATATTCCATGTGGAAGGAATGGCAAAGGAG ATGGCCGGGAGGATCCTAGTTTTGAGGCCAACATCACTGTCTGAATTTACTGAGAG CTTACAGCACATTAAGATTTCACTTCTCCAAAATCATGTGAAGTTGCTTGTGATTGATAGCATGGCTGCTCTTGTTACAGG gGAATATGACCAGGGGCCTACCAGACAACATTCATTGGGTTggcatatttcttttattaa GTCAGTTGCAGAATTTTCACGAATTCCTATTGTAGTGACAAACCAGGTGAGGTCTCAAAGCCATGACGGAACCTCGCAATATTCCTTCCAAG TGGAGAGCAGGGGTGAAACTGTAGATGACCACACGAGATTTGATTCTCATCTTGTTGCTGCTTTGGGGATTCATTGGGCTCATGCTGTAACCATTCGTCTTGTGCTTGAGGCTAAAGCAG GTCAGAGGTTTCTGAAAGTGGCAAAATCTCCAATATCTCCACCTCTGGCATTCCCTTTCAACATAACTCCATCAGGGATCTCCTTGCTAAATGATGAGGGAATAGAAATGAAAGGACCACAGATAAGCACAATTCACTATCAAG GCCACGAGGACATCATCAACTTTGACAGTGAAAGGTTGCAGTGA
- the LOC117915850 gene encoding DNA repair protein RAD51 homolog 2-like isoform X3 yields the protein MELLDVGMARVTSAVAHISEIVSPPTQTALSLMEQRVQNEYMAGHLPTRLKGLDEALGGGIPFGVLTELVGPPGIGKTQFCLKLSLLASLPASYGGLDGRVIYIDAESKFSSRRMIEIGSKSFPEIFHVEGMAKEMAGRILVLRPTSLSEFTESLQHIKISLLQNHVKLLVIDSMAALVTGEYDQGPTRQHSLGWHISFIKSVAEFSRIPIVVTNQVRSQSHDGTSQYSFQVESRGETVDDHTRFDSHLVAALGIHWAHAVTIRLVLEAKAGQRFLKVAKSPISPPLAFPFNITPSGISLLNDEGIEMKGPQISTIHYQGHEDIINFDSERLQ from the exons ATGGAGTTATTGGATGTGGGTATGGCGCGAGTAACATCTGCAGTGGCACACATCAGCGAAATCGTCTCGCCACCGACGCAAACT GCCCTGTCACTGATGGAGCAGAGGGTTCAGAATGAGTATATGGCTGGCCATCTTCCCACACGCCTCAAAGGGTTGGACGAGGCTTTAGGGGGTGGAATCCCATTTGGTGTTCTTACTGAGTTGGTTGGTCCTCCCGGAATTGGCAAAACCCAA TTTTGCCTTAAACTCTCATTATTGGCTTCTCTGCCTGCAAGTTATGGAGGCTTAGATGGCCGTGTAATATATATTGATGCCGAATCCAAGTTTAGTTCAAGAAG GATGATAGAAATTGGATCAAAGAGTTTCCCAGAAATATTCCATGTGGAAGGAATGGCAAAGGAG ATGGCCGGGAGGATCCTAGTTTTGAGGCCAACATCACTGTCTGAATTTACTGAGAG CTTACAGCACATTAAGATTTCACTTCTCCAAAATCATGTGAAGTTGCTTGTGATTGATAGCATGGCTGCTCTTGTTACAGG gGAATATGACCAGGGGCCTACCAGACAACATTCATTGGGTTggcatatttcttttattaa GTCAGTTGCAGAATTTTCACGAATTCCTATTGTAGTGACAAACCAGGTGAGGTCTCAAAGCCATGACGGAACCTCGCAATATTCCTTCCAAG TGGAGAGCAGGGGTGAAACTGTAGATGACCACACGAGATTTGATTCTCATCTTGTTGCTGCTTTGGGGATTCATTGGGCTCATGCTGTAACCATTCGTCTTGTGCTTGAGGCTAAAGCAG GTCAGAGGTTTCTGAAAGTGGCAAAATCTCCAATATCTCCACCTCTGGCATTCCCTTTCAACATAACTCCATCAGGGATCTCCTTGCTAAATGATGAGGGAATAGAAATGAAAGGACCACAGATAAGCACAATTCACTATCAAG GCCACGAGGACATCATCAACTTTGACAGTGAAAGGTTGCAGTGA